One segment of Panicum virgatum strain AP13 chromosome 1K, P.virgatum_v5, whole genome shotgun sequence DNA contains the following:
- the LOC120641716 gene encoding alpha-1,3-arabinosyltransferase XAT3-like → MKPSLRSRQEPRRVSNGVIIGAMLLSLCVLSIVKARYCATPFGKAEDQLQEQMNASIRMETEESPARTPGEGEEEEEDVSSTAPAVATPAAVATTTSGGGKGRGKKGSKAKPTCYMTSKRSERCDASGDIRVDGNRSTIYVSGIDREWRTKPYARYHDPVAMAHVREYTLKPLPVGDAAPACTKNHSVPGFLFSNGGFSGNLYHDYTDVLVPLFISTHQFKGRVQFLLSGMKPWWVGKFTPFFRQLTRHDVIDVDNDQEVHCFPRIVVGATFHKDMGVDPRRSPGHVSVVDFKRALRRAFGLGREAASRGGATGAGMPRLLIISRRGSRRFLNEREMARAAAAAGFEVRMAEPDQHTDMATFARLVNSADVMVGVHGAGLTNMVFLPRGAVLIQVVPFGGLEWLTGVTFKDPAADMEVSYMDYNVRLEESSLIDQYPRNHQVLTDPYAVHKQGWDALKTAYLDKQNIRMDLDRFKATLQEAMSRLP, encoded by the exons aTGAAGCCGTCGCTGCGGAGCCGGCAGGAGCCGCGGCGGGTCAGCAACGGCGTCATCATCGGCGCCATGCTGCTCTCGCTCTGCGTCCTCAGCATCGTCAAGGCCAGATACTGCGCCACCCCCTTCG GCAAGGCGGAGGACCAGCTCCAGGAGCAGATGAACGCCAGCATCCGGATGGAGACGGAGGAGTCGCCGGCCAGGACGCCCGGAG agggggaggaggaggaagaggatgtgTCCAGCACGGCGCCCGCGGtggccacgccggccgccgtggccaccaccacctccggcgGCGGGAAAGGCAGAGGCAAGAAGGGGTCCAAGGCGAAGCCGACGTGCTACATGACGAGCAAGCGGTCGGAGCGGTGCGACGCGTCGGGCGACATCCGGGTGGACGGGAACCGCTCCACCATCTACGTCAGCGGGATAGACCGGGAGTGGCGGACCAAGCCGTACGCGCGCTACCACGACCCCGTCGCCATGGCCCACGTCCGCGAGTACACCCTCAAGCCGCTCCCCGTCGGCGACGCCGCGCCGGCGTGCACAAAGAACCACTCGGTCCCGGGGTTCCTCTTCTCCAACGGCGGCTTCTCCGGCAACCTCTACCACGACTACACCGACGTGCTGGTGCCGCTCTTCATCAGCACCCACCAGTTCAAGGGCCGCGTGCAGTTCCTGCTCTCCGGGATGAAGCCCTGGTGGGTGGGCAAGTTCACCCCCTTCTTCCGGCAGCTCACCCGGCACGACGTCATCGACGTCGACAACGACCAGGAGGTCCACTGCTTCCCCCGGATCGTGGTCGGCGCCACCTTCCACAAGGACATGGGCGTGGACCCGCGGCGGTCGCCGGGGCACGTCTCGGTGGTGGACTTCAAgcgcgcgctccgccgcgccttCGGGCTGGGGCGCGAGGCGgcgtcccgcggcggcgccacgggCGCCGGCATGCCGCGCCTGCTCATCATCTCCCGGCGCGGGTCGCGGCGGTTCCTGAACGAGCGGGAgatggcgcgcgcggcggcggcggccgggttcGAGGTGCGCATGGCGGAGCCCGACCAGCACACGGACATGGCGACGTTCGCGCGGCTGGTGAACTCGGCGGACGTGATGGTGGGCGTGCACGGCGCCGGGCTGACCAACATGGTGTTCCTGCCCCGCGGCGCCGTGCTGATCCAGGTGGTGCCCTTCGGCGGGCTGGAGTGGCTCACCGGCGTGACGTTCAAGGACCCGGCGGCGGACATGGAGGTGAGCTACATGGACTACAACGTGAGGCTGGAGGAGAGCTCGCTGATCGACCAGTACCCGAGGAACCACCAGGTGCTCACCGACCCCTACGCCGTGCACAAGCAGGGCTGGGACGCGCTCAAGACGGCCTACCTGGACAAGCAGAACATCCGGATGGACCTCGACAGGTTCAAGGCCACGCTGCAGGAGGCCATGAGCCGGCTGCCATGA
- the LOC120641796 gene encoding uncharacterized protein LOC120641796, translating into MADKPSRALVLYAAGHAALLTPPTGSAAAGSHLDAFASRASCGFLTLRSPPASPPTTGAEESSSTILELAQLLDVYDHLCPGKNAETGLEVAQVDPQELVVPKLSERFMGLRAAMVTNCPRISSFAANLGFHVFQTNDFAAQSGSSSVTKEVGVINRAFGLLGFSDGNVQEASEFDLVFMHVAMENTNSKLGKLGMKADLNRLEKLVGTIMEAAPIGSAIASRIHVSLMLSYGSASGNKDEFSILTSSTETDSDLNLLRPRQSYTMKAGHALEDVRVRHPILLAQWQEGVTRVDLVKEFSFEEFMKRGGNLAMLAERFLPEVAFKLWKAPKYGA; encoded by the exons atggcggacaaGCCGAGCCGCGCGCTGGTTCTctacgccgccggccacgccgcgCTGCTCACGCCTCCGACGGGCTCCGCTGCCGCGGGGAGCCACCTCGACGCGTTCGCCTCCCGCGCCTCCTGCGGCTTCCTCACCCTCCGCTCCCCGCCGGCTTCCCCTCCCACGACCG GTGCCGAGGAGAGTAGCAGCACGATTCTGGAACTGGCACAGCTGCTCGACGTGTACGATCATCTGTGTCCAGGAAAG AATGCGGAAACTGGTCTGGAAGTTGCCCAAGTGGATCCACAGGAGCTAGTAGTTCCCAAGCTGTCTGAGAG GTTTATGGGGCTGAGAGCTGCCATGGTCACCAATTGCCCCCGCATCAGCTCCTTTGCAGCGAATCTTGGTTTCCATGTTTTCCAAACCAATGATTTTGCTGCACAGTCTGGCTCGTCCAGTGTTACTAAGGAGGTTGGAGTAATCAATCGAGCGTTTGGTCTGCTAGGATTCTCGGATGGGAATGTGCAGGAAGCATCTGAATTCGATCTAGTATTTATGCATGTTGCCATGGAGAATACGAACAGCAAGTTGGGGAAATTAGGAATGAAGGCCGATCTGAATCGGCTTGAGAAATTAGTGGGCACAATCATGGAAGCTGCACCcattggttcagcgattgcttCTCGTATTCATGTATCTCTGATGTTGAGCTATGGATCTGCTTCTGGAAATAAGGATGAGTTTTCCATATTAACCTCTTCAACCGAAACAGACTCCGACTTGAATCTACTGCGCCCACGCCAGAGCTATACCATGAAAGCAGGACATGCATTAGAGGATGTCAG AGTTCGTCATCCAATTCTGCTGGCACAGTGGCAGGAAGGTGTAACGCGTGTTGATTTGGTAAAAGAGTTCTCTTTTGAAGAATTTATGAAG CGTGGTGGGAACCTTGCCATGCTTGCTGAGCGCTTTCTACCTGAGGTGGCATTTAAGCTCTGGAAGGCACCTAAATATGGGGCATAA
- the LOC120641853 gene encoding myb-binding protein 1A-like protein isoform X1, with product MAGKKRAQTDLAVPEAVPASDASRDDAAAAEAPAKKKKLAMERKKQRKELDKERHRQSAESEAAKPQPPAAEAAAPVNPPPAPSAAGPGLHMNVFRDLASPEASVREAAAEALVAELREVQKAFEKGVRKGEAADRDGSSQMEAEKDDGLENCAPSVRYAIRRLIRGISSSREYARQGFALGLAVVLESIRSIRIGALMKLIPNLLEYSSSMKGPEAKDNLLGRLFGFGAIARSGRVSRQWTRDKSSPIVKDFVSEVVDLSSKKRYLTEPAVAVILDLVSKLPDEAILSEVLEAPSVQDWFNRAADAGDPDALFLALKLQERTSVQKEIFGKILPYPFSPDNFFAEHHLKSIAACFKESAFCLPRIHSVWLVITEMLVREAASQNDINTSCSKKHKKNKKASSSEDTVQNLRNFCEVVIQGSLLLSSHDRKHLAFNILLSILPKLSPSAIQVVLSSKVVHGLIDILSNESSWLYNAGKHFLHELASVVGHDNDRRAAVIINLQKYSGGRFDSMTKTKTVKELIGKFQSVEDCLCLVQNLMALFVDEEAVSDEPSDQSQTTDENSEIGPTEEQDPFGHGNVDVLKSWVVNTISCVLKNLKLTSKGNSDSEMVKCIEEKFQVQTEILKFLAVQGLFSASLGTEVTSFELQEKFKWPKNPISTSLRNECIEQLQFLLEDAQKDEALHVASEVKSNDLGYYFMRFINTVCNIPSVSLFRTLSGNDDNAFKKLLAIESLLFQEERKAGPGLDSTKMHVMRYLLIQLLLQVLLHPDEYWEAAVDVTICCKKSFPAIAQGDSSSGQESGERGPQEPDEDGSEGSDEDGSEDSNEEASLEFMDVLVQTFLSILPHASGPVCFTIEQVFRVFCDDITETGLLDMLRVVKIDLKGRQTDSDDEDDGRVDIEDDDETVMEDAEVGEIDDVADDLDEDMEDDSTDEGDADQDDLKDGEKAEANKDGDDSDDSDGMDDDAMFRIDPYIARIFKERNLPGSETKQSQLMRFKLRVLTLLDIYLQRNPGKTLVLEVYSFLMQAFVKSHGADGGEQFRQRIAGILQRRIFKGREYPEGNGIEFSKLERLLEKALRLASRSRYSTVASVAQNAAFWILKIIISMNRSEEELASVVDKFRSILNDYDRKKSRLKLGFVKEVVRRNPWIGQELFGLVVQKVEVLRAEYRRNQILELVDCILKSWVGDASEVWTNHLAQLCELMQEVLSKVPENKSRRKEVRNFCTRILQTVLKLNLKEQLQNALSTETYSLCQAQLGTAFAPFKKDSK from the exons ATGGCCGGTAAAAAGAGGGCCCAGACTGACCTCGCGGTGCCCGAGGCTGTTCCAGCCTCGGACGCCTCCCGGgatgatgccgccgccgcggaggccccggcgaagaagaagaagctggcCATGGAGCggaagaagcagaggaaggaGCTCGACAAGGAGCGCCACCGCCAGTCGGCCGAATCCGAGGCCGCCAAGCCGCAGCCGCCAGCCGCGGAGGCCGCAGCGCCAGTGAATCCTCCGCCCGCTCCGTCGGCGGCGGGCCCGGGGCTGCACATGAATGTGTTCAGGGACCTTGCATCGCCGGAGGCGTCGGTGAGGGAGGCTGCGGCGGAGGCGCTGGTGGCCGAGCTTCGGGAAGTGCAGAAGGCGTTCGAGAAGGGTGTGCGGAAAGGGGAAGCCGCCGATAGGGACGGGTCTTCACAGATGGAGGCTGAGAAGGACGATGGACTGGAAAACTGCGCCCCGTCAGTGCGGTACGCCATCCGGCGGCTTATTCGTGGTATCTCTTCTTCTAGAGAG TATGCAAGGCAAGGATTTGCATTGGGTCTTGCTGTTGTGCTCGAATCAATTCGGTCAATCAGGATTGGAGCACTTATGAAGCTGATCCCTAATTTATTGGAATATTCATCTTCGATGAAGGGACCG gAAGCTAAGGACAATCTTTTGGGGCGCCTATTTGGATTTGGAGCAATTGCGAGGTCTGGACGAGTTTCACGACAGTGGACACGTGACAAAAGCTCGCCCATTGTCAAGGATTTTGTGAGTGAGGTTGTTGATCTCAGTAGCAAGAAACGATATTTAACGGAGCCTGCAGTTGCAGTGATTTTGGATTTAGTCAGTAAG CTGCCTGATGAAGCTATATTATCTGAGGTTCTTGAAGCTCCTAGTGTACAAGATTGGTTCAACAGAGCTGCTGATGCTGGTGATCCAGATGCACTCTTTCTagctttgaagttgcaggagaggaCTAGTGTTCAGAAGGAGATATTTGGAAAGATTCTCCCATATCCATTCAGCCCTGACAACTTTTTTGCGGAACATCATCTGAAATCTATTGCTGCTTGTTTCAAG GAATCTGCCTTTTGTCTTCCTCGTATTCATAGTGTGTGGCTTGTCATCACCGAGATGCTTGTTCGTGAGGCAGCATCTCAGAATGATATTAACACCAGTTGTAgcaagaagcacaaaaagaataagaaagcGAGTTCCTCTGAGGATACCGTACAGAATCTGCGTAATTTCTGTGAGGTTGTAATTCAAGGATCTTTGCTGCTCTCATCTCATGACAGGAAGCATTTGGCATTTAATATACTTCTTAGCATCCTCCCAAAATTGTCCCCTTCAGCTATTCAAGTAGTTCTGTCCAGCAAAGTTGTTCATGGTTTGATTGATATTTTATCAAATGAATCATCTTGGTTGTACAACGCCGGCAAACATTTTCTGCATGAGTTAGCAAGTGTAGTAGGCCATGACAATGATCGGCGTGCTGCTGTCATTATTAACTTGCAGAAGTATAGTGGTGGAAGATTTGACTCCATGACAAAAACTAAAACTGTTAAAGAGTTGATTGGCAAATTTCAAAGTGTTGAGGATTGTTTGTGtcttgtgcaaaatttgatggcGCTCTTCGTTGATGAAGAGGCTGTTTCAGATGAACCATCTGATCAAAGTCAGACAACTGATGAGAATTCAGAAATTGGCCCAACTGAAGAGCAGGATCCTTTTGGGCATGGGAATGTTGATGTTCTGAAGAGTTGGGTGGTGAATACAATTTCATGTGTTCTAAAAAATCTAAAGCTTACATCAAAAGGGAATTCGGATTCTGAAATGGTTAAGTGTATTGAAGAAAAATTCCAAGTGCAGACTGAAATATTGAAATTCCTTGCAGTCCAAGGTCTTTTCTCAGCATCTTTAGGAACTGAAGTTACATCATTTGAGTTGCAAGAGAAGTTCAAATGGCCAAAGAATCCTATATCCACATCACTACGTAATGAATGCATAGAGCAGCTTCAATTCTTGCTGGAAGATGCACAAAAGGATGAAGCTTTACATGTTGCTAGTGAGGTCAAGTCCAACGACTTAGGCTACTACTTTATGCGTTTCATTAACACCGTATGCAATATCCCCTCAGTTTCCCTCTTCAGGACCTTGAGTGGCAATGATGATAATGCATTCAAGAAATTGCTGGCTATAGAATCACTGCTTTTCCAGGAG GAAAGAAAGGCTGGCCCTGGATTGGACTCTACTAAGATGCATGTGATGCGTTATCTACTTATTCAGTTGCTCTTACAAGTTCTTCTCCATCCAGATGAGTATTGGGAGGCCGCAGTTGATGTGACTATATGTTGCAAGAAATCCTTTCCTGCTATTGCTCAGGGTGACAGCTCCAGCGGGCAGGAATCTGGTGAACGTGGTCCACAGGAACCCGATGAGGATGGGTCAGAGGGATCTGATGAAGATGGTTCAGAGGATTCCAATGAGGAAGCGTCACTTGAGTTTATGGATGTTCTTGTTCAGACTTTCCTCTCTATATTGCCTCATGCATCTGGACCCGTTTGTTTTACTATTGAACAG GTTTTCCGTGTGTTCTGTGATGATATTACAGAAACCGGTCTCCTTGATATGTTGAGAGTTGTGAAGATAGATTTGAAAGGTCGTCAAACTGATAGTGATGACGAAGATGATGGTCGTGTTGAtattgaagatgatgatgaaactGTCATGGAAGATGCAGAGGTTGGGGAAATTGATGATGTTGCAGATGATTTGGATGAGGATATGGAAGATGATTCAACTGATGAAGGTGATGCGGATCAAGATGATCTGAAAGATGGAGAGAAAGCAGAAGCTAACAAAGATGGGGATGATTCAGATGATTCAGATGGCATGGATGATGATGCTATGTTCCGTATCGATCCTTACATTGCAAGGATATTCAAAGAGCGCAATCTTCCTGGTAGCGAGACTAAGCAATCACAACTTATGCGATTCAAGCTTCGCGTGCTTACGTTACTTGATATATACCTTCAGAGGAATCCAG GGAAAACCTTGGTGCTGGAGGTGTATTCTTTCTTGATGCAAGCTTTTGTTAAATCACATGGCGCTGATGGTGGTGAACAGTTCAGGCAACGGATTGCTGGTATATTGCAGAGAAGGATTTTCAAAGGAAGGGAGTATCCAGAAGGCAATGGCATTGAATTCAGTAAACTCGAAAGGTTGTTGGAGAAAGCTCTAAGATTGGCATCCCGCTCAAGATACAGCACAGTTGCTTCTGTAGCCCAGAATGCAGCATTTTGGATTCTGAAGATAATCATTTCGATGAATCGTTCTGAAGAGGAACTGGCAAGTGTGGTTGATAAGTTCCGATCTATCTTGAATGATTATGACAGGAAGAAATCACGGCTGAAGCTTGGTTTTGTGAAGGAGGTTGTTCGGAGGAATCCCTGGATAGGTCAGGAGCTTTTTGGTTTGGTAGTACAGAAGGTAGAGGTCCTGAGAGCTGAATACCGGAGAAATCAAATTCTGGAGTTGGTGGACTGCATACTGAAATCATGGGTTGGTGATGCATCAGAGGTGTGGACAAACCATTTGGCTCAGCTGTGCGAGTTGATGCAAGAAGTTCTTTCAAAGGTCCCCGAGAACAAGTCGCGCCGCAAGGAAGTacggaacttttgcactaggatCTTGCAAACAGTGCTGAAGCTTAATCTCAAAGAACAATTGCAGAATGCGTTGAGTACTGAAACTTATTCCCTCTGTCAGGCGCAACTAGGAACTGCATTTGCCCCCTTCAAAAAAGATTCAAAGTAG
- the LOC120641853 gene encoding myb-binding protein 1A-like protein isoform X2, protein MKLIPNLLEYSSSMKGPEAKDNLLGRLFGFGAIARSGRVSRQWTRDKSSPIVKDFVSEVVDLSSKKRYLTEPAVAVILDLVSKLPDEAILSEVLEAPSVQDWFNRAADAGDPDALFLALKLQERTSVQKEIFGKILPYPFSPDNFFAEHHLKSIAACFKESAFCLPRIHSVWLVITEMLVREAASQNDINTSCSKKHKKNKKASSSEDTVQNLRNFCEVVIQGSLLLSSHDRKHLAFNILLSILPKLSPSAIQVVLSSKVVHGLIDILSNESSWLYNAGKHFLHELASVVGHDNDRRAAVIINLQKYSGGRFDSMTKTKTVKELIGKFQSVEDCLCLVQNLMALFVDEEAVSDEPSDQSQTTDENSEIGPTEEQDPFGHGNVDVLKSWVVNTISCVLKNLKLTSKGNSDSEMVKCIEEKFQVQTEILKFLAVQGLFSASLGTEVTSFELQEKFKWPKNPISTSLRNECIEQLQFLLEDAQKDEALHVASEVKSNDLGYYFMRFINTVCNIPSVSLFRTLSGNDDNAFKKLLAIESLLFQEERKAGPGLDSTKMHVMRYLLIQLLLQVLLHPDEYWEAAVDVTICCKKSFPAIAQGDSSSGQESGERGPQEPDEDGSEGSDEDGSEDSNEEASLEFMDVLVQTFLSILPHASGPVCFTIEQVFRVFCDDITETGLLDMLRVVKIDLKGRQTDSDDEDDGRVDIEDDDETVMEDAEVGEIDDVADDLDEDMEDDSTDEGDADQDDLKDGEKAEANKDGDDSDDSDGMDDDAMFRIDPYIARIFKERNLPGSETKQSQLMRFKLRVLTLLDIYLQRNPGKTLVLEVYSFLMQAFVKSHGADGGEQFRQRIAGILQRRIFKGREYPEGNGIEFSKLERLLEKALRLASRSRYSTVASVAQNAAFWILKIIISMNRSEEELASVVDKFRSILNDYDRKKSRLKLGFVKEVVRRNPWIGQELFGLVVQKVEVLRAEYRRNQILELVDCILKSWVGDASEVWTNHLAQLCELMQEVLSKVPENKSRRKEVRNFCTRILQTVLKLNLKEQLQNALSTETYSLCQAQLGTAFAPFKKDSK, encoded by the exons ATGAAGCTGATCCCTAATTTATTGGAATATTCATCTTCGATGAAGGGACCG gAAGCTAAGGACAATCTTTTGGGGCGCCTATTTGGATTTGGAGCAATTGCGAGGTCTGGACGAGTTTCACGACAGTGGACACGTGACAAAAGCTCGCCCATTGTCAAGGATTTTGTGAGTGAGGTTGTTGATCTCAGTAGCAAGAAACGATATTTAACGGAGCCTGCAGTTGCAGTGATTTTGGATTTAGTCAGTAAG CTGCCTGATGAAGCTATATTATCTGAGGTTCTTGAAGCTCCTAGTGTACAAGATTGGTTCAACAGAGCTGCTGATGCTGGTGATCCAGATGCACTCTTTCTagctttgaagttgcaggagaggaCTAGTGTTCAGAAGGAGATATTTGGAAAGATTCTCCCATATCCATTCAGCCCTGACAACTTTTTTGCGGAACATCATCTGAAATCTATTGCTGCTTGTTTCAAG GAATCTGCCTTTTGTCTTCCTCGTATTCATAGTGTGTGGCTTGTCATCACCGAGATGCTTGTTCGTGAGGCAGCATCTCAGAATGATATTAACACCAGTTGTAgcaagaagcacaaaaagaataagaaagcGAGTTCCTCTGAGGATACCGTACAGAATCTGCGTAATTTCTGTGAGGTTGTAATTCAAGGATCTTTGCTGCTCTCATCTCATGACAGGAAGCATTTGGCATTTAATATACTTCTTAGCATCCTCCCAAAATTGTCCCCTTCAGCTATTCAAGTAGTTCTGTCCAGCAAAGTTGTTCATGGTTTGATTGATATTTTATCAAATGAATCATCTTGGTTGTACAACGCCGGCAAACATTTTCTGCATGAGTTAGCAAGTGTAGTAGGCCATGACAATGATCGGCGTGCTGCTGTCATTATTAACTTGCAGAAGTATAGTGGTGGAAGATTTGACTCCATGACAAAAACTAAAACTGTTAAAGAGTTGATTGGCAAATTTCAAAGTGTTGAGGATTGTTTGTGtcttgtgcaaaatttgatggcGCTCTTCGTTGATGAAGAGGCTGTTTCAGATGAACCATCTGATCAAAGTCAGACAACTGATGAGAATTCAGAAATTGGCCCAACTGAAGAGCAGGATCCTTTTGGGCATGGGAATGTTGATGTTCTGAAGAGTTGGGTGGTGAATACAATTTCATGTGTTCTAAAAAATCTAAAGCTTACATCAAAAGGGAATTCGGATTCTGAAATGGTTAAGTGTATTGAAGAAAAATTCCAAGTGCAGACTGAAATATTGAAATTCCTTGCAGTCCAAGGTCTTTTCTCAGCATCTTTAGGAACTGAAGTTACATCATTTGAGTTGCAAGAGAAGTTCAAATGGCCAAAGAATCCTATATCCACATCACTACGTAATGAATGCATAGAGCAGCTTCAATTCTTGCTGGAAGATGCACAAAAGGATGAAGCTTTACATGTTGCTAGTGAGGTCAAGTCCAACGACTTAGGCTACTACTTTATGCGTTTCATTAACACCGTATGCAATATCCCCTCAGTTTCCCTCTTCAGGACCTTGAGTGGCAATGATGATAATGCATTCAAGAAATTGCTGGCTATAGAATCACTGCTTTTCCAGGAG GAAAGAAAGGCTGGCCCTGGATTGGACTCTACTAAGATGCATGTGATGCGTTATCTACTTATTCAGTTGCTCTTACAAGTTCTTCTCCATCCAGATGAGTATTGGGAGGCCGCAGTTGATGTGACTATATGTTGCAAGAAATCCTTTCCTGCTATTGCTCAGGGTGACAGCTCCAGCGGGCAGGAATCTGGTGAACGTGGTCCACAGGAACCCGATGAGGATGGGTCAGAGGGATCTGATGAAGATGGTTCAGAGGATTCCAATGAGGAAGCGTCACTTGAGTTTATGGATGTTCTTGTTCAGACTTTCCTCTCTATATTGCCTCATGCATCTGGACCCGTTTGTTTTACTATTGAACAG GTTTTCCGTGTGTTCTGTGATGATATTACAGAAACCGGTCTCCTTGATATGTTGAGAGTTGTGAAGATAGATTTGAAAGGTCGTCAAACTGATAGTGATGACGAAGATGATGGTCGTGTTGAtattgaagatgatgatgaaactGTCATGGAAGATGCAGAGGTTGGGGAAATTGATGATGTTGCAGATGATTTGGATGAGGATATGGAAGATGATTCAACTGATGAAGGTGATGCGGATCAAGATGATCTGAAAGATGGAGAGAAAGCAGAAGCTAACAAAGATGGGGATGATTCAGATGATTCAGATGGCATGGATGATGATGCTATGTTCCGTATCGATCCTTACATTGCAAGGATATTCAAAGAGCGCAATCTTCCTGGTAGCGAGACTAAGCAATCACAACTTATGCGATTCAAGCTTCGCGTGCTTACGTTACTTGATATATACCTTCAGAGGAATCCAG GGAAAACCTTGGTGCTGGAGGTGTATTCTTTCTTGATGCAAGCTTTTGTTAAATCACATGGCGCTGATGGTGGTGAACAGTTCAGGCAACGGATTGCTGGTATATTGCAGAGAAGGATTTTCAAAGGAAGGGAGTATCCAGAAGGCAATGGCATTGAATTCAGTAAACTCGAAAGGTTGTTGGAGAAAGCTCTAAGATTGGCATCCCGCTCAAGATACAGCACAGTTGCTTCTGTAGCCCAGAATGCAGCATTTTGGATTCTGAAGATAATCATTTCGATGAATCGTTCTGAAGAGGAACTGGCAAGTGTGGTTGATAAGTTCCGATCTATCTTGAATGATTATGACAGGAAGAAATCACGGCTGAAGCTTGGTTTTGTGAAGGAGGTTGTTCGGAGGAATCCCTGGATAGGTCAGGAGCTTTTTGGTTTGGTAGTACAGAAGGTAGAGGTCCTGAGAGCTGAATACCGGAGAAATCAAATTCTGGAGTTGGTGGACTGCATACTGAAATCATGGGTTGGTGATGCATCAGAGGTGTGGACAAACCATTTGGCTCAGCTGTGCGAGTTGATGCAAGAAGTTCTTTCAAAGGTCCCCGAGAACAAGTCGCGCCGCAAGGAAGTacggaacttttgcactaggatCTTGCAAACAGTGCTGAAGCTTAATCTCAAAGAACAATTGCAGAATGCGTTGAGTACTGAAACTTATTCCCTCTGTCAGGCGCAACTAGGAACTGCATTTGCCCCCTTCAAAAAAGATTCAAAGTAG